A segment of the uncultured Desulfobulbus sp. genome:
TTCCCGGGCATGATGGTGACTCCATGGACCAGCACCTCACCGAGTTCTTCAACGATGCGGACGGTATAGTCAGCACTGCCAGCTGAGGACCCCGCGTTGATAATCACCATATCGGCATCAGAATTGACCATTTCAAGTAGGTGCGCCTTAATCCCCTCATAGTCATCCTTGAGAATAGGGCTAATCTGGGCAACCCCACCTGCCTTTTTCACGAGTCCGTTGAGCACGCCGGAATTCGATTCGACGGTCTTGCCTGAGGGAATAGTATCAGGGTAATCCCCCAGGTTCACCAGCTCGTTTCCTGTGGGAATAATGCGTACCTGAGGTTTTTTGCGCACTTCTACAGTGGGGATACCGGCAGCGAGCAAGGCGCCGATATCCGGAGCGCGAAAGCGATGTCCTGTGGTAAAAAGAAGTTCTGTGGCAACGATATCTTCTCCAACCTTACGTACATGCTGCCAGGGGTAAACCGGGGCGCGAATAATACCCTCCTTACCATCACTGCTCAAAAGAACGTTTTCAATCATGATGACCGCATTTTTGTCCTCAGGGAGAGGAAATCCGGTATTGATCAGCTGTGCCTGCCCACTTTCGACATTGAGGGTTTTGGGCGATTCATCACTGGCGCCAAAGGTTTCCTCAGCCTGTACGGCAAGACCATCCATAGCGGCAGAATGAAAGGAAGGGGCAGAAAAACGCGCAAAAATCGGAGCTGCTGAAACGCGCTCAAAGGCGTCTCGCGAAGTAATGGTCTCTGTGCCGAGAGTATAGGAGGCAAACCTGGACCAGAAAACCCGTTGCGCCTCCTCCCGTGTCTGCATGTTCAAATACATTTTACGCTGCATACTCGACTCCTTTACAGCTCAGGCTGCGGGAAAAAGAAGAACTGTACAGGGGGTTCCATGATCAAGGCCCTCAACATCACGACCAATGGGTAAAAGACCGTCAGCTCGAACGAGTGGGCTGAGGAGCCCTGATTTCCCGTAAACGGGCACAGCTTGCAGAGGTTTACCTTCTTCCTGCAGCAGGCGAACGCGTACATATTCCTGACGTCCGATGGCTGAAGGAATGGGTTGCGCAGTTATGGCCTCAACCGACTGCAGACCAAGGGTGGCCCCCAGACCAGAAAAACGACGAATAAGCGGGCGAACAAAACAGGTAAAAATAACCAGTGCCGAGGCAACGTGGCCAGGTAGCCCGAGCATGGCCTTATTTCCTTGCCGGGCAAGAATGGTCGGTTTTCCAGGACGTACCGAAACCCCGTGCACCAGTAACTCACTTTCAGGAATAGCTTCAAAGACCCGTTTGGTAAAATCACGTTTGCCCACTGAACTGCCCCCTGAAAGCAGGAGCATGTCAGCTTCTGCAAGGGCCTTGCTGCAACGGGCCAGCATTTCGTCAAAATCATCACCACAAATACCAAGCGGCACGGGAATGCCACCAGCCTCTTCGACCATGGCCATCAACGTGGCTGAGTTGATATCGCGAATCTTTCCCGGAGGGGGAATCTGATCCGTGGGGACCAATTCATCACCGGTGGAGAGAATGGCTACCTTGGGTTTGCGATACACCGGTACTTGATTCATGCCAAGACCAGAGAGCACACCAAGGTCCTGAGGACGGAGCGAACGTCCCTGATCGAGAATGACACTCCCTGGCTGATAGTCTTCACCGGCCTGGGTAACATTCTCCCCCGGGGCAACAGGGCGAAAGACCGCAACCGTTTCTTCATCAAAGGCTTGGGTATATTCAACCATGACCACGGCATCGGCTTTCTGTGGCAGCTCGCCTCCGGTCCAGATGCGTACCGCCTGGCCAGCCTTGAGTGTATAGGTCTGGCCCGTGGTCCCCATGGCGATTTCACCAACAATGGTCAAAAGAGCGGTCTCGGAATCTGAGCAGCCAAAGGTATCAGCTGCGCGAACAGCAAAACCATCCATGGTGGATCTGGAAAAAGGGGGAAGGAGCTCCTTGCTGACCTGCTGCTCAGCAAGAATGCGTCCACGGGCCTCAGCAATCGGGATTATTTGCTGATCAAGGGGGGAGAATTCATCAAAAAGGGCAATGAATTCTGCGGGACTCATCAGTTTAAAAAAATCGTTCATAGTTCCTTTCCAGAGCTAAACCTTGGACAAACGATAGAGACAATAGGAATTGAATGCTTTACCGTACTGTCTGGCATCAGTTTTCTTTAAAGTCAAAAAAAGAGGACTGAAAGCAAATATATAAATTACCTGAGTCAGGCAAACAGCCGAGACTGCACTCGAGGCTTCCCAGACGGACAGCCTTGAGGGAGTGAGCAGGGTGGCTGAGAGAAACGCAACACTTTCCGAGGAAAGTTCGGCGGCGTTGCCGCGACAGACACTGTGAACTTTTGGTCTATTTATTACAGAACCCAATCGAGCAGGCCTGTAGCCAAAATCCACTTTGCTGTCATGGTGCAACTATACCACGGAAAGCAGGTTTCAGAGGAGAGGAAAGTCTCTGGCAGGGAGTGGTTGTAACAGAGGACGGTTAATCAACCGCCACCAATGTTGGGAAAGATGGCGACCTGGTCGCCTTCCACCGGCACCTGCTTCAAGGCACAGTGCCGTGAATTGATCATGAGCACACCAAGCTCATCTAGAGGTATCCCTAGGGAAACAATGATATCTTCAACAGTGGTGTCGTTGGGAAACTCCATCTGCTGTACCTTAAAGCGGTTATCCCGAAAATAAGCAAAGAGTTTGACCGTCAGTTGCATAGGAGCCTGTCTATGAAAA
Coding sequences within it:
- the glp gene encoding gephyrin-like molybdotransferase Glp, with translation MNDFFKLMSPAEFIALFDEFSPLDQQIIPIAEARGRILAEQQVSKELLPPFSRSTMDGFAVRAADTFGCSDSETALLTIVGEIAMGTTGQTYTLKAGQAVRIWTGGELPQKADAVVMVEYTQAFDEETVAVFRPVAPGENVTQAGEDYQPGSVILDQGRSLRPQDLGVLSGLGMNQVPVYRKPKVAILSTGDELVPTDQIPPPGKIRDINSATLMAMVEEAGGIPVPLGICGDDFDEMLARCSKALAEADMLLLSGGSSVGKRDFTKRVFEAIPESELLVHGVSVRPGKPTILARQGNKAMLGLPGHVASALVIFTCFVRPLIRRFSGLGATLGLQSVEAITAQPIPSAIGRQEYVRVRLLQEEGKPLQAVPVYGKSGLLSPLVRADGLLPIGRDVEGLDHGTPCTVLLFPAA
- a CDS encoding MoaD/ThiS family protein — protein: MQLTVKLFAYFRDNRFKVQQMEFPNDTTVEDIIVSLGIPLDELGVLMINSRHCALKQVPVEGDQVAIFPNIGGG